One Bacteroidales bacterium DNA window includes the following coding sequences:
- the rffA gene encoding dTDP-4-amino-4,6-dideoxygalactose transaminase, which yields MIPFNKPCYLGNEIEYLKKVLQSNKLSGDGEFTMFCNKWFEEKTKCKKAFLTTSCTHALEMSAILTEIKEGDEVIMSSFTFVSTANAFVLRGAKIVFVDINPDTMNLNEDLIKSAITPKTKVIVVMHYAGIACEMDTILSIAGKYNLIVVEDAAHSLMAKYKDKFLGTIGDIGAFSFHETKNLTCGEGGAIIINDEKYFERSEIIREKGTNRSRFYRGEIDKYTWIDIGSSYLPGEFNAAYLFAQLENAHEITNNRMKSWNYYYENLKQIADNKIIEVPIIPENCIHNAHIFYIKTKNINERKCLMDFLKTKNIISVYHYIPLHSSKAGAIYGRFNGEDVYTTKESERLLRLPLFYGITSDEISYICENIIDFYKR from the coding sequence ATGATACCATTTAATAAACCCTGTTATTTGGGAAACGAAATCGAATATTTAAAAAAAGTGTTGCAGAGTAATAAACTATCCGGTGATGGTGAATTCACGATGTTTTGTAACAAATGGTTTGAAGAAAAAACAAAATGCAAAAAAGCATTTTTAACAACTTCATGCACTCATGCTCTTGAAATGTCTGCAATTCTTACCGAAATTAAAGAAGGTGATGAAGTAATTATGTCGTCTTTTACTTTTGTTTCAACTGCAAATGCTTTTGTGCTCAGAGGAGCAAAAATTGTATTTGTTGATATTAATCCCGATACAATGAACTTAAATGAAGATTTAATTAAATCTGCAATCACGCCAAAAACAAAAGTAATAGTTGTGATGCATTATGCAGGAATTGCCTGTGAAATGGATACAATTTTATCAATAGCCGGAAAATATAATTTGATTGTTGTGGAAGATGCAGCACACTCACTTATGGCGAAGTATAAAGATAAATTTCTTGGAACAATAGGTGATATTGGTGCCTTTAGCTTTCATGAAACAAAAAACCTGACATGCGGTGAAGGTGGAGCTATAATAATTAATGATGAAAAATACTTTGAACGGTCGGAAATTATAAGAGAAAAAGGTACAAATCGTTCGAGGTTTTACAGAGGCGAAATAGATAAATATACATGGATTGATATTGGCTCATCATATTTACCGGGTGAGTTCAATGCTGCATATTTGTTTGCACAACTTGAAAATGCTCATGAAATCACAAACAACAGAATGAAAAGCTGGAATTATTATTATGAAAATTTAAAACAAATTGCCGATAATAAAATTATTGAAGTTCCGATTATTCCCGAAAATTGCATTCACAACGCACATATTTTTTATATTAAAACGAAAAATATTAATGAAAGAAAATGCCTCATGGATTTTCTTAAAACAAAAAACATTATTTCTGTTTATCATTATATTCCTTTGCATAGTTCCAAAGCTGGTGCCATATACGGCAGGTTTAACGGAGAGGATGTTTATACAACCAAAGAAAGTGAAAGATTATTAAGGTTACCTTTATTTTATGGAATAACTTCCGATGAAATATCATATATATGCGAAAATATTATTGATTTTTATAAAAGATAA
- a CDS encoding gliding motility-associated C-terminal domain-containing protein — protein sequence MKNICLLLIILISFKSNAQIIPDFAIPDTVCVNEPINIVNNTTGATTYKWNFCKASINPILKEQANLGNPQNYLDYPNDVCFVIDNSNYYIFIPNQGTSSIIKINFGNSPKNNPISVTDLGTFGGILGNLVDGMQIIKENGNWYAILTNANNSSNYSIVRLNFGNSINNIPTATNLGSLGITWGQRPHGIQLIKENNSWYGFVTNLNSIVRISWGNSIMNTPTAVDLGNIGNLNPSEVQAITENNIKYLFITNSPTSSISRLNFGNSYSNAPTGVNLGNIGGLINNELGLRMIKDCDHTYGFISNYSSNNILLLNFSSGLGGFPTISVVSGTYALDRPHSLSNFLRYGDSLYAFHSNYYGNNIVRFILNAPTCNNSSIPSSNLQTPPPFSYNKAGTYTIELDVDECLSTQASICKEIVVIQPNIYVNNPATCSGQVITLTASGGVNYDWSTGQNGNSITVSPTSNTTYTVTGINANGCTNTAEATVTINSTISINTTTPAICNGNTTIVSAFNGTQYTWNTGGTTSDITVTPTTTTTYSVTGINAQGCSGTGQAVVTVYQIPNITTTGNTICYGTTANINANGGTTYIWNTGSTDNPYNVSPTATITYFVTGTDINGCTNIAQATVVVSPQMSANIIKTDATCGLPNASAQVTGNGGIPFTTGEPYTYLWNPGAFTTNIINNVLSKTYSVTVTDSIGCTATASIVIGDNPPIILSTNQTSASCFPDGTADVNVFSGTPQYTYTWSTIPPQYTQTISGINSGQYTVTVIDSNGCSAVASVTVLENNLLSVSTSSTPEHCGQMDGTTTLNASGGNPSLYTYLWDKGGATQTITNLTQGSYVGTVYYGTCEISATATVLEKPGPQADFTYTPSVLDILENTTAFFNDMSTSGGQPIVQWHWNFGNDNSTADIRLPKYTFKSAGTYTVCLKVTDSENCWNLICKPIVVKDIFNIYIPNAFSPNSDMLNEGFIPKGYRIDPTGFTMIIFNRWGEEIYKTTDLNGSWNGRYFNTGEIVQTGVYVYRVVVKERDSSSKHEFIGKVSVIR from the coding sequence GATGTATGTTTTGTTATTGATAATAGCAATTATTATATATTTATTCCGAATCAGGGTACCAGCTCAATTATTAAAATAAATTTCGGAAACAGTCCGAAAAATAATCCGATTTCTGTAACTGATTTGGGAACTTTCGGCGGAATACTTGGAAATCTTGTTGATGGAATGCAGATAATAAAAGAAAATGGCAACTGGTACGCTATATTGACTAATGCTAACAATTCGAGTAATTATAGTATCGTTAGATTAAATTTTGGAAATTCAATTAATAATATTCCAACTGCAACAAATCTTGGTTCTTTGGGAATAACATGGGGGCAACGACCTCATGGAATACAGTTGATAAAAGAAAATAATAGCTGGTATGGGTTTGTTACAAATTTAAATTCAATTGTAAGGATAAGTTGGGGGAACAGTATTATGAATACGCCGACTGCTGTTGATTTGGGAAATATAGGAAATTTGAACCCAAGCGAAGTACAAGCTATAACAGAGAATAATATAAAATACTTATTTATTACAAATAGCCCTACCAGCAGTATTTCAAGATTAAATTTCGGAAATTCATATTCCAATGCACCAACAGGGGTTAATTTGGGTAATATTGGAGGTTTGATAAATAATGAGTTGGGGTTAAGAATGATAAAAGACTGCGATCACACTTACGGATTTATTTCAAATTACAGTTCAAATAATATTCTATTGCTCAATTTTTCAAGCGGATTGGGTGGTTTTCCTACAATCAGTGTTGTTTCGGGCACTTATGCCCTTGACCGCCCTCATAGCTTATCCAACTTTTTAAGATATGGTGATTCGTTGTATGCTTTTCATTCCAATTATTATGGAAATAATATCGTACGTTTCATTTTGAATGCTCCGACTTGCAATAATTCATCCATCCCTTCTTCAAACCTTCAAACTCCCCCTCCATTTTCATATAATAAAGCGGGGACATATACAATAGAATTAGATGTTGATGAATGTTTATCAACCCAAGCCAGTATTTGCAAAGAAATTGTAGTAATTCAGCCAAATATTTATGTAAATAATCCAGCAACATGCAGCGGGCAAGTAATAACATTAACAGCCAGCGGAGGAGTTAATTATGATTGGAGTACAGGGCAAAATGGAAATTCAATTACTGTTTCTCCCACATCAAATACTACATATACTGTAACAGGTATAAATGCAAACGGATGTACCAATACAGCAGAGGCAACAGTAACGATAAATTCAACAATTTCAATAAATACAACAACCCCTGCAATTTGCAACGGAAATACAACAATAGTTTCCGCATTTAACGGAACGCAATACACATGGAATACAGGAGGAACGACATCGGATATTACAGTAACCCCAACCACAACTACTACATATTCTGTAACAGGAATAAATGCACAAGGATGTTCAGGAACAGGACAGGCAGTAGTAACAGTATATCAAATACCAAATATAACAACAACAGGAAATACAATATGCTATGGCACAACAGCAAATATAAATGCAAACGGAGGAACAACATATATATGGAATACGGGATCAACTGATAATCCATACAATGTCAGTCCAACAGCAACTATAACATATTTTGTAACAGGTACGGATATTAATGGATGCACAAATATTGCACAAGCTACAGTCGTAGTATCACCCCAAATGTCTGCAAATATTATAAAAACGGATGCTACATGTGGCTTGCCTAATGCTTCGGCACAAGTTACCGGCAACGGAGGTATTCCTTTCACTACGGGTGAACCATATACTTATTTATGGAATCCCGGAGCATTTACAACAAATATCATAAACAATGTTTTATCAAAAACATATAGTGTTACTGTAACAGATTCAATAGGGTGTACAGCAACAGCATCTATTGTAATTGGAGATAATCCACCTATAATATTATCAACAAATCAGACCTCTGCAAGTTGTTTCCCTGATGGAACTGCAGATGTTAATGTATTTTCAGGTACTCCTCAATATACTTATACATGGAGTACAATACCTCCACAATATACACAAACTATTTCGGGTATTAATTCGGGACAATATACCGTAACTGTTATTGACAGCAATGGCTGTTCGGCAGTTGCAAGTGTAACAGTACTTGAAAATAATCTTTTATCAGTTTCGACTTCTTCCACTCCTGAACATTGCGGACAAATGGACGGAACAACTACTTTAAATGCTTCTGGTGGTAATCCTTCTTTATACACTTATCTCTGGGATAAGGGAGGAGCAACACAAACAATAACTAATCTTACACAAGGATCATATGTTGGAACTGTATATTATGGAACATGTGAAATTTCGGCAACAGCAACGGTACTGGAAAAACCAGGTCCACAAGCCGATTTCACATACACTCCTTCTGTACTTGATATTCTTGAAAATACCACTGCATTTTTTAATGATATGTCAACCTCTGGTGGACAGCCCATTGTTCAATGGCACTGGAATTTCGGCAACGACAATTCTACCGCCGACATACGACTGCCAAAATACACATTCAAATCTGCAGGAACTTACACTGTTTGTCTAAAAGTTACCGATTCTGAAAACTGTTGGAACTTAATATGCAAACCAATTGTTGTTAAAGATATTTTTAATATATACATACCGAACGCATTCAGTCCGAACTCAGATATGCTTAATGAAGGTTTCATTCCTAAAGGGTACCGCATTGACCCGACCGGTTTTACTATGATAATTTTCAACCGATGGGGTGAAGAAATATATAAAACCACTGATTTAAATGGCTCGTGGAATGGAAGGTATTTTAATACAGGTGAAATAGTGCAGACAGGTGTTTATGTTTACAGAGTTGTAGTAAAAGAAAGGGACAGCAGTTCTAAACATGAATTTATAGGTAAGGTAAGTGTGATAAGATAA
- a CDS encoding LytTR family DNA-binding domain-containing protein has product MLKTIIVEDESKSRELIRNILNQYCSSIVTIADEAKNVKSGIEKILKHKPDLVLLDVNLPDGTSFDILNTIQNINFKIIFITAYEKYAIQAIKFSALDFIVKPVDYKELIAAVEKANESFLSDEYRLKIETLINNTNGVSRQNKKIVLKSSNKINIISVNEIIRCESKNNYTMFYLSDGLNILTSTTLKEYEELLSSFGFLRIHQSHLINIDFVKSYDKKRESVQMKDGSNVQTSGRKKDDLIEILNKM; this is encoded by the coding sequence ATGTTAAAAACAATAATAGTAGAAGACGAATCAAAATCAAGGGAACTTATAAGAAACATTCTTAATCAGTATTGCAGTTCTATTGTTACAATTGCTGATGAAGCAAAAAATGTTAAATCGGGTATCGAAAAAATTTTGAAACACAAACCCGATTTAGTTTTGCTTGATGTTAATCTGCCTGATGGCACAAGCTTCGATATTTTAAATACCATTCAAAACATTAATTTCAAAATAATTTTCATAACTGCTTATGAAAAATATGCAATACAGGCAATTAAATTCAGTGCGTTGGATTTTATTGTAAAGCCGGTTGATTACAAAGAGCTCATTGCAGCGGTTGAAAAAGCCAACGAATCATTCCTTTCCGATGAATACAGATTAAAAATTGAAACCTTGATTAATAATACAAATGGTGTTTCGCGTCAAAATAAAAAAATAGTTTTAAAATCATCAAATAAGATTAATATTATTAGCGTAAATGAAATAATTCGTTGCGAATCGAAAAATAATTATACAATGTTTTATTTAAGCGATGGTTTAAATATTTTAACATCTACAACATTAAAAGAATATGAGGAATTGCTTTCATCTTTCGGTTTTCTGCGAATACATCAGTCGCATTTGATAAATATTGATTTTGTGAAAAGTTATGACAAAAAAAGAGAATCAGTTCAAATGAAAGATGGTTCCAATGTTCAAACTTCCGGCAGAAAAAAAGATGATTTGATTGAAATATTAAATAAAATGTAG
- a CDS encoding LytTR family DNA-binding domain-containing protein gives MLKTIIVDDEPKSKELLRNILKQHCSSIVSIVDEATDVKSGIEKILKHKPDLVFLDINLPDGDGFDIIKKIKNVDFKVIFITAHEEHAVQAIKFSALDFIVKPIVNEELFAAIAKASEVIKSGEYQMKIKTLIDNFNATSLLNKKIVLSTTDSMNIVDVSDINRCESLDNYTLFIIKNGLKLIVHRTLKEYEELLSCYGFFKVHQSHLVNINYIQSFDNKFELLQMKDGSSINVSRRREELLEILRKI, from the coding sequence ATGTTAAAAACAATTATCGTAGATGATGAACCAAAGTCGAAAGAACTGCTCAGAAATATTTTAAAACAACATTGCAGTTCAATTGTTTCAATTGTCGATGAAGCAACAGATGTTAAATCGGGCATTGAAAAGATTTTGAAACACAAACCCGATTTGGTTTTTCTTGATATTAATCTGCCCGATGGCGACGGATTTGATATTATTAAAAAAATAAAGAATGTTGATTTTAAAGTAATTTTTATTACAGCGCACGAAGAACACGCTGTGCAGGCAATTAAATTCAGTGCATTGGATTTTATCGTAAAACCTATTGTTAATGAAGAGTTATTTGCTGCTATTGCAAAAGCAAGCGAGGTGATTAAATCCGGAGAATATCAAATGAAAATAAAAACACTTATAGATAATTTCAATGCAACTTCACTTTTAAATAAAAAAATTGTACTAAGCACAACAGATAGTATGAATATAGTAGATGTAAGCGATATAAACCGTTGTGAATCCTTAGATAATTACACTTTATTTATAATTAAAAACGGATTAAAACTTATAGTTCATAGAACATTAAAAGAATACGAAGAACTATTATCTTGTTATGGTTTCTTTAAGGTGCATCAATCGCATTTGGTTAACATTAATTACATTCAGAGTTTTGATAATAAATTCGAACTGTTGCAAATGAAAGATGGGTCCAGTATAAATGTTTCGCGAAGAAGAGAAGAGTTACTTGAAATTTTAAGGAAAATATAA
- a CDS encoding cation-translocating P-type ATPase yields MKPAGKIFVEIVVEGMHCHNCALGIKKQLENIGFADVDVNFASGDVTFYSETNEKVELAVNKINSLGYKVISTPENIESAKHSWFDIKKKFYFCLIFTFPLLLSMFLPFHFFHNPYTHLFLTLPVFIVGAEHFGKSAYSSIKTGIPNMDVLIILGSGAAFIYSLTGLILNLGENYLFFETSASIITLILLGNLLEYESVKKTTSSINELVNLQQITAKKIIISGDNRNESIEEIDATKIRKSDLLLINTGDKIPVDGSIYWGDGYIDESMLTGESTPVFKKNNDNVIGGTILNSGNIKIIATAIGNQTVLSQIIKLVKNAQHDKPAMQNLADKISSVFIPVVIGISVITFIVHLFINAVGFQESLLRSIAVLVIACPCALGLAIPTAVIVGVGRVAKNGILIKGGSVMQNFANIRKIVFDKTGTLTTGNFKIKKIECYGKPEETVKSIIAGMEKYSTHPIAKSITIELKNTEPLCFEKVNEIKGIGLSAESADGKKYQIGSYQMVKDLTTDFSHNVYLIENNKIIATIDIEDEIKPEAKRTIEILRAKGIEPILLSGDKKEKCFELAAKVGIEKVYYEKLITEKYKIIEELSKENKVAMVGDGINDAPALAKATVGVSLSNATQVAIQSAQIILLNGDLSLLLKTLAISKNTMETIKQNLFWAFFYNTIAIPIAAAGFLNPMLAAGAMAFSDVFVVLNSLRLKSRKIDN; encoded by the coding sequence ATGAAACCAGCCGGAAAAATATTTGTTGAGATTGTTGTTGAAGGTATGCACTGCCACAACTGCGCATTAGGAATAAAAAAACAACTTGAAAATATAGGTTTTGCTGATGTTGATGTAAACTTTGCTTCAGGCGATGTTACTTTCTATTCCGAAACAAATGAAAAAGTTGAACTTGCAGTTAATAAAATAAATTCCCTTGGTTACAAAGTTATATCAACTCCTGAAAACATTGAGTCAGCTAAACATTCATGGTTTGATATAAAAAAGAAATTTTATTTCTGTTTAATATTTACTTTTCCTTTATTGCTCTCAATGTTTCTTCCTTTTCATTTTTTTCACAATCCGTATACACATTTATTTTTAACATTACCTGTTTTTATTGTTGGAGCTGAGCATTTTGGCAAAAGTGCTTACAGCTCAATTAAAACAGGAATTCCGAATATGGATGTGCTGATAATTCTTGGTTCGGGAGCAGCATTTATTTATAGTTTAACAGGATTAATTCTAAATCTTGGTGAAAACTATTTGTTTTTCGAAACATCGGCAAGCATAATAACATTAATTCTTCTAGGAAATTTACTTGAATATGAATCAGTAAAAAAAACAACATCATCAATAAATGAACTTGTAAATCTTCAGCAAATAACAGCAAAAAAAATCATAATTTCCGGTGACAATAGAAATGAAAGTATTGAAGAAATTGATGCGACAAAAATACGCAAATCAGATTTGCTCTTAATAAATACAGGTGATAAAATTCCTGTTGATGGCTCAATATATTGGGGTGATGGATATATTGATGAGTCAATGCTCACAGGAGAGAGCACACCTGTATTTAAAAAAAATAATGATAATGTAATTGGCGGAACAATTTTAAATTCGGGCAACATAAAAATAATCGCAACAGCTATAGGAAATCAAACCGTGCTTTCACAAATCATCAAGCTTGTAAAAAATGCCCAGCACGACAAACCTGCAATGCAAAATCTTGCCGATAAGATAAGTTCAGTATTTATTCCTGTTGTAATTGGCATTTCGGTGATAACTTTCATAGTTCATTTATTTATTAATGCCGTCGGATTTCAGGAATCGTTGCTGCGAAGTATTGCTGTACTTGTAATTGCCTGCCCATGCGCATTAGGACTGGCAATACCAACTGCAGTAATTGTCGGTGTGGGCAGGGTTGCGAAAAACGGAATTTTAATAAAGGGCGGAAGCGTAATGCAGAATTTTGCTAATATCAGAAAAATTGTTTTTGATAAAACAGGAACATTAACAACAGGCAATTTTAAAATAAAAAAAATAGAATGTTATGGTAAACCGGAAGAAACGGTAAAATCAATAATAGCCGGTATGGAAAAATATTCTACACATCCAATAGCAAAATCCATTACGATTGAATTAAAAAATACAGAACCACTTTGTTTTGAAAAAGTTAATGAAATAAAAGGAATCGGTTTATCTGCCGAAAGTGCTGACGGAAAAAAATACCAAATTGGCTCATATCAAATGGTGAAGGATTTAACAACCGACTTTTCACATAATGTATATTTAATCGAAAACAACAAAATAATTGCAACCATTGACATAGAAGACGAAATAAAACCGGAAGCAAAACGAACCATAGAAATACTGAGAGCAAAAGGCATTGAACCTATTTTGCTAAGCGGTGATAAAAAAGAAAAATGTTTTGAACTTGCAGCTAAAGTTGGAATTGAAAAAGTTTATTATGAAAAACTTATTACCGAGAAATACAAAATAATAGAAGAATTGTCGAAAGAAAACAAAGTTGCAATGGTTGGCGACGGGATAAATGATGCACCTGCCCTTGCAAAAGCAACTGTGGGAGTTTCATTAAGCAATGCCACACAAGTTGCAATTCAGTCGGCACAAATCATTCTTTTAAACGGTGATTTAAGTTTGCTTTTAAAAACATTGGCGATAAGTAAAAATACAATGGAAACAATAAAGCAGAATTTATTCTGGGCTTTCTTTTACAACACTATTGCAATTCCCATTGCTGCTGCCGGCTTCCTGAATCCGATGCTTGCAGCAGGAGCAATGGCATTTTCCGATGTATTTGTTGTTCTTAATTCCCTGCGGTTAAAAAGCAGAAAAATTGACAATTGA